Part of the Acidimicrobiia bacterium genome, CGCCACGGCGGCGGCTTCTTCGCTGACTGCGGTCTCACTGCTCACAACCGGCACCGTTTTAGCGTTACCAGTACTGGCTTTTCCTGCCATGTTGGCTGGCACCCCGGTACGTGGACCCCTATTAACCGCCGTCTGGTTGGGCCTAGGCGTGTTCGTATTGCTGGCACTGTTTGGAACCTGGATATTGGTTTCTGACGCCCCGCTAAGCGCCATCGGGAACGTTGTTCAAGGGCTACAAAAACGCTTTCGGCGGCGTAATCCGCCTCCAGGAGACTTGCCCGAGCGTCTGCTGCTAGAGCGGGTGAACATTAAACGAACTTTGGGGAGCCACAAACGTGACGCCATTTTGGCGACCGTTGGTCGTTCTTTGTTCGACTATTTGTCGCTCTTAGCGGCCTTGGCCGCCGTTGGTGCACGACCGAACCCCTCGCTGGTGTTACTAGCATTCGTGACGGCTTCAGTTTTAGGCATGATACCAATCACCCCAGGGGGCCTTGGTTTCGTTGAGGCCGGGTTAACAGCCACGCTCTCGTTAGCTGGCATTGGCGCCGCCGAAGCCTTGTTGGCCACTGGCGCCTACCGGCTATCAGCGTTTTGGTTGCCTTTACCCGCTGGTCTAGGTGCCTGGATCGCTTTCCGGGTGCGCTATGGCAAACCAGAAAATGGTGTTTCGCACAGCTAGGGCTGCCGGGCTAACCCACGAAAGCATCATGGCACCGTAGCTTGGCGGGCTTAGTACAAGTGTGCCTTACGACATAGACTACCAATACAGTTTTTATCGAAGAGGATCTTGTGTAAATGTCGCTTACTTGGGAACAAGCAGGAGAGGCCATTTTTGGCCCTGGGGGGCCGTTCGCCCTTGCTGAAGAAGATGTGTTGGGCGTGCCGAGCAAGGTATTTTCTACCGCACCACCATCGATGAAAGTGCTTTTCGATACCGGTCGCACCCGAGGTGATGTCGACTTCATTATTTATGAAGACGAAACTTACACCTTCCCTCAGGTCATGGCACAGATAGATGCTGTGGCCAACATGCTGGTTAACCAATACGGGATCAAAAAAGGTGACCGTGTCGCCATTTCCATGCGGAATTACCCCGAGTGGATCACCGCCTATGCGGCCACCCTGTCAATAGGTGCCATCGCAGTTCTCATTAACGCCTGGTGGACTGAGGACGAACACCGCTATGGGCTCGAACACTCGGGCGCTTCAGTTCTATTTGCCGATCGGGAACGAGTAGAACGGGTCACTCCGTTGTTGAGTGACCTACCCGACTTAAAAGTCATTGCCGTGCGGGTCGATGGACCAGTGCCAGAAGGAGTCGACCACTTCAATGACGTTTTGCCTGTAGGTGCAGAAATGCCCCAGGTTGAGATTCATCCCGATGATGACGCCACTATCTTGTACACCTCAGGGACTACAGGCGCACCAAAGGGTGCAGTATCAACTCATCGGGCGATAGTCTCGGCCCTGCTAGCTTTTGCCTCACGCGGCGCCATGAATCAGGCCATGGGGATCACCGATGCTAAGGCCAACACCGACGATGCTCCTGAGTATCGTTCCTGCTCAATCCTCACTGTTCCGCTATTTCACGTGACCGGTTGTGTGCCAGTCATGCTGGGTTCATTCATCTCTGCCAGCAAACTGGTCATTATGTACAAGTGGGATCCTGAACGTGCTTTGCAGCTGATCGAACGCGAGCGAGTCACCCAATTTGTAGGGGTTCCTACCATGTCATGGGATCTTCTCGAATCACCCAACTTCGATAAGTACGACACTTCTAGCCTGAAGTCAGTCGGTGGCGGCGGCGCGCCAGCACCACCCGAGTTGGTGAAACGGATTGAAGGGAACTTCTCGAAAGGACGTCCTTCAATCGGCTATGGCATGACCGAAACCAACGCTTATGGCCCCGGCAACTCGGGTGATGACTACCTGCGCCACCCAACCAGCACCGGTCGTGTGGTACCCGCCATTGAAATGCGAGTAACCGACCCGGCTGGCAATGTGCTTGGCCCCAATGAAATTGGTGAGGTTTGGTTCAAGGGTCCGCATCTCATCCGTGGCTATTGGAACGACCCCGAGGCCACTGCTGAGACCATTGTGGATGGCTGGCTACGAACAGGCGACATTGGCCGCATCGATGAGGAAGGTTTTGTATTCCTCGTAGATCGCGCCAAAGACATGGTGCTTCGAGGCGGGGAAAATATCTTCTCGGCTGAGGTCGAAGCGGCAATTTATGAGCACCCCGACGTCTATGAGGCTGCCGTCTTTGGTATTCCTAATGAACGCTTGGGTGAAGAAGTAGCTGCCGCGGTCATGCTACGTGAGGGCCGCAGCTTGACTGCTGAAGAACTTCAAACATTTGTTGGTGAACGTTTGGCATCCTTCAAGGTACCAACCACCATCGAGTTCCATACCGAAGCGCTACCGCGTAACGCCGCTGGCAAGATTTTGAAGCGTGAGCTTCGCGATGCCATGAGTGGCGCTAACGCCTAAGCCGTTTCAACAAAAATAACATGACATGCTGGTATCTGGTCTTAAGCTGGGTACCAGCGAAAATGGGGGGAACCATGAGTAAAACCGGCACTATGGAAGGCAAAGTTGCTCTTGTCACGGGCGCTAGCCGCGGCATCGGCGAGGCCATCGCCGAACGTTTCGCCGCCGAAGGTGCGGCGGTAGCGGTTTCGGCACGCACCGTCGAAGAAGGCGACCATCCGCTACCCGGAAGTATCAACGCCACAGTCGCCAAGATACGCGACGCTGGTGGCAACGCCGTTGCCATTGCGGCCGATCTTTCAAGGGCCGAAGATCGAGCTCGTCTGGTTGCAGAAGCCGAACGGGAATTTGGGCCCGTAGATATTTTGGTTAATAACGCGGCCATCACGTATTTCGAACCGGTCGAGACGTTTTCTGAGAACCATTGGCGCTTAATGTTTGAAGTGCAAGTGCGGGCACCATTCGAGCTGGCTCAAGCGGTGCTCGGTGGTATGAAAGAACGCCAAAGCGGCTGGATTTTGAACATCTCATCGGGCGCTGGCCGTCACCCAGTAGGGCCTCCCTACCAGAACCCGGGCGGTAGTACCGTATACGGCATGTGCAAAGCAGCCTTGGAGCGCTTCACCACCGGACTAGCCTCCGAGGTTCACAGCCATAACATTGCTGTGAACGTACTCTCACCTTCAGGCCTAGTTCTCACTCCTGGGGTCATTCACCACAAGCTGCACGAACGCACATCAGCCAGCAATCACGAACCGGTCTCGTATATGGCCGAGGCCGCACATGCCCTTTGCACGGGCGATCCAGCCACCCTTACCGGCAAAGTCACCTACGCTCAGCCCATTATGGAAGAACTAGGCATACCGTTCCCAGCCAATTAAGCGGTGACTAGCGTTTCAAATTGACCAATCACAGCCAACCCTGGCGTGCTTGACGCTCAGGTGCTGGTCTGAATGATATCCACCGCAAAAATAGCAATGGGGCTGGCACTTGTGTACAGGTGCCAGCCCCATCGACGCTTTAAGAAGCGATGTCACTAACCGTTCTTGGGGAGCTCCTTGAACGGAAGTACTTTGTCTTGGTTCGGTTCCTTGGGTAGACCAAGTACTCGTTCACCAATAATGTTGCGCTGGATTTGGTCGGTACCACCATAGATCGGTGGGCCCTGAGCAAAAAGTACGCCTTCGGTGAAGAGAGCCGAAGCGGGGTTACCCGTAGCTTCGTCAAGCTTCTTACGATCTTCCGAGTTATAAGCGTGCAGGGTTCCAGCCATGCCCATGATGGTCATAGACAGGTCACGCTGCAGACGCAAAATGTCGGACATCGACAGCTTGGCAATGTTGGGCAAGCCCGGAATATCTGGCTTACCAGCCGCACGAGCAGCTTTAGAGCGCTCGTTGGAGTAGCGGGCAATCTCGTTCAGGGTATGCAACTTCGCCAAGCCTTGCCGAATAATCGGATCGTCAATTTTGCCGTTCGATCGTGCTAAATCGACGTACATGTTTCCACGTCGACCGCGACGAGCGGGAGCCTCGGTTGGTATGGAAGATGGTGCCGACACGAAGTCACCGGCGCGCTTGGGCAGATCGCCAGCAACTTGACCAGGCGAGGCCGTTGAGCCACCGCCAGAACCACCAGCACCCAAGCCAGCTCGTTCGAACATCAAGGTAGTGTTGGCAACCGCCCAGCCATTGTTCAAGCCACCAATGATGGCAGCATCTTCGACGCGAACATCGCTCATGAAGACTTCGTTAAACATGGCCCGACCGGTGAGCTCACGAAGTGGGCGTACATCCATGCCATCTTGGTGCATGTTAACTGCGAAGTAGGTGATGCCTTGGTGTTTGGGCACATCGATGTTGCTGCGGGCAATTAGCATACCCATGTCGGCAATTTGGCCACCAGAGGTCCACACCTTTTGGCCATTTACAATCCACTCTTCGCCATCTTGGATGGCACGAGCGTTCAAGCCAGCCAAGTCAGAACCGGCACCGGGTTCAGAAAAGAGCTGACACCAGGCTTCTTGACCCGTCACGATTGGGCGAACATAGCGCTCGATCTGCTCGGGTGTGCCGTGGGTGGCGATAGTGGGCGCGGCCAACAACAAGCCAAGGCCCCCTGGGGCACCGAGAGCACCAAAGGCAGCGATGGCATTTGCGACACGAACGGCGTCACCACGTGAGAGGCCTTTGCCATAAGCATTTTCTGGCAGGCTGGGATGCGCCCATCCTGATAGCCCTAAACGTTCCCACCATTCCGCCACGGTGAGGTCTGGGTCCCAGTTCTCTTCGAGCCAGGCATTTACCTCGTCAACAGGATCAGTCATGTTTCCCTCGTCTGAGTCTGCGACCACCCCGATTTGGGGATGTCTTTATTAGACAATTGTCTACCATGAGCACTACCCCACTCAAACCCGGCCAGTTGATTCCATAATTCGGACAGCATCAAAGCTATTCAAAAGCCCTATGAGGTGGCATTTCACACGCTACCAATAAAAGATCAAGCGATATGCCACGAGTTGCGGCCGCTCTCTTTAGCAAGGTACATCGCTTTATCAGCAGCCCTTAACAAGGCCACCTTGTCCCCTTTGGGGTTGTTGGTGCTGGCAATTCCAATGCTGGCACCGATCGTTACCGTTAGGGCGTCGACCTGAATGGGTTCAATCAAGGAACTAAGCAGTGTTTGGGCAATTTTTGGGCTTTGAGCGGCTTGGCCCGGTGCCCGCAAGACCGCCAAGAACTCATCTCCCCCTAAGCGACCCACCACTCCCGAGGGACCAAGCCCGATTTCCAAGCGCTCCGCCACAGTCCGCAACACAGAGTCGCCTACTAAGTGTCCGTGTAGGTCGTTAACTTCCTTAAAGCCATCAAGGTCAATAAACATGGCCGTTACAAAACTATGTACGCTAGTAATACCTTCCAGCGCCTCGGCGAGATATTGCTCCATCATGGTTCGATTGGGAAGGCCGGTTAGCGCATCATGGGTGGCCTGGTGCTTCGCACTTCGTAACAACAATGCGTTATAAAAAGCTAGGGCCGCCTGATCGGCAATACCACTCAAACGCTCAACGAGTTTTTCGGTGTGTAAACGTTGTTCATGCCCTTTGAGCCCGGCGGTTACCATGCCAAAAAGCTCGCCCTGCACCACAATGGGCACCGCCAATAGGCTGTCAACAGTCCGCTCGGTGATATAGCTTTTGGTTGCTTGTGAGGCTGTGCTTGAGGTAATCGTGACCGGCACGTGTTTTGTCACTAACTCCCAGGTACTGCCAGCCTCGTCAACAGGAAAAGTTTGAAGTTCAGCCGGAGCCACTCGGGGCCAGCTACCCAAGATGGTCATAGTGCCATCATCGGCGCACCAACGAAGCACCGAAGTTTCATCACACGGCACTACATAAGGCACGGCTCGTGACACTTCGCGTGCGATATCTCGAACATCGGTGAGTTTCGCTAAGGAATGGCTTAACTGGAGCAAAGCCCAGGCGGCATCACGTTCCAAACACGAGGCTTCCATGGCTTGTGCCGTTTCTATTGAGGGTGCTGCGAAGGCCGTGAATGCGTTGAGCATGCGCTGATCGTGGCTCCGGATAGGAATTCCGTCTTGCTGTAGCGCAATTATGTAGCCATAGCTGCCCTGTTCGGGACGAATGGGGGAAATGATGTGAGCCGCGGTGGTCGGCAGTTTCCCCGTCTCGTGATATGCGGCCACCATCCGCTCGGCTTCTTTTTTTGTAAGTCCGTAACTGCCGATGTTCCACAAGCCAACTTCCGCCGGAGGCTCTATTGCCACGATCGAAAACGGCGCAGCCACCACAGCCGCGGCTTTCCGGGCTATAGCTGGCAAGAGTTGTTCTATGTTGGTGGTATTCGCGAACTCGGCAGCCATAGAATGCATTTGTTCATAACGTCGAAGCAGCGATTCGCGGCGGTCTTGCTGAGTGTGGCTGCGCACACCTCTTGCGGTGGCGGGGAACTCCCAGCGCACCAGATATTCACAGTGACTGTCGCCTCGGCTTTCGCATTGCAGCTCCACTACCGAACCTACGGCGCCAAACAGCGAAGGGATCTGCGACCAGAATCCCTGGGTGATTCCGCATCCGAGGTAACCCCGTGAGGAACCATCACCAACCACCGTCACGCTCTGACTCGTCACCTCTCGCACTTCAAAAGGTGTGCGCACTCTACTTCGACTGGCAATGCTGACGGCTTCCACCACCGCTGCCCCGATCGAGCCGGTGCCGATTAGAAATGGATAAGCATCAGGAATTTCATAAAAGGCTTGCTCACCAATTCGTCGCCCCAGGTCACGATCTTGAGTGAGTTCCAAAGCCACTTCTAAGACGGCGTCCATCTCGGCCGACGCCCGCCATTCATTGGCAAACTCACGTTCTAGCACCACACGACTGAGCCCGGTCCGACCGAGCAGTTCTTCTAAAGCCTCCTCACCAACGGCGCGCTGAATGTATCGAGCCACGTTTCGAATGAAAGTACCCCTGATTTGGTGGGTGGGTTCCATATTCATCGATGTCTTTGTCCAAGGAGCTTGGATACTCATCGGCAGTAACCAACGCGAGTTTATAGTTTGACCAAGCATTAGGCCTGTAGCACTAGCAGGCGCCGTGGCGGTTGTGCCCGAAAAGTACTCGGCCTTCCTACTAACTGTAAGAAAGGTCACATGTATCGGCCTAGAACGGTTACGCTGGCGCTATGGCAGTCGAAAAATTTCCCGTTGAATACGGCCACATATTGATGTTCGCCCGAAGTATCGGCGACACCAATCCCATCTATTCCGATCCCGAATACGCAGCCTCCACTGAAGTGGGCTCGATTATTGCTCCGCCCACTTTCGTGCAGGCCAGCGCACAATTTAACCCCGATTATGGGTTACGCCCGCATCCCGACCGACCATGGTTCGGCTCTGGCAAAAATCCCAGCGGCCTACCACCCAAACCGGCTGGAGAAGACAGCGGCGAGAAAAAATCTTCGGGTGGTGGCAGCGGACTCCACGCTGAACAACACTTCGAATATCACCGTCCGCTGCGCGAGGGCGACGTTTTAACGGCCACTACCTCCCCGGGTGAAACCTGGGAAAAAGAGGGCCGTCGTGCTGGAAAGTTGCTGTTCTCGGAATCAGTGACTGAATACCGTGATCAAAATGGTGAGTTGGTAGTAACCGCCCGCAGTGTAGGTGTTCGCACCGAACGACCAGTGGAGTCATAAAAATGCCGCTTAGCGCACAAAATATTTCAGTTGGTCAACAATTCTCGGCCGTACTGGTTGAAGATCTTAAACGAACTCAAATCGTTCAATATGCTGGTTCTTCGGGTGACTACAATCCGCTCCACACCGATGAAGTCTTTGCTACCAAAGTGGCTGGCTACCCCACGGTTTTCGCACACGGAATGCTCACCATGGGTATGACCGGCCGGCTACTAACCGACACCGTTGGTGACGGACGTCTGACCAAGTTTGGCGGCCGCTTTAGTTCACAGGTTTTCCCTGGAGACGATCTAAAAGCCACCGCCACCGTCGAAGCCATTCGTCAAGAAGGCGACACCTGGCTGGCCGACTTCAACGTTGTCACCTCAAATCAAGACGATAAGGAAGTCTTTCAAGGCAAAGCTACGGCCCGTCTGGACCCGTAACGCCCTCGGCGCTAGCGGGGGACAATTTCAATCCCTCGCTTCCGCCTTCCACGTTCAATCGAGGCAGAATCCGGTCTAGCCACTTGGGTAACCACCAGTTCTTGTGGCCCAGCAGCTCCATAGTCGAAGGCACTAGCAGCATTCGAACGATACTGGCGTCAAGCAAGACCGCGGTTGCCAAGCCCAGACCGAACAGCTTAATAATTCGGTTCCCGTCGAAGATAAAGCTGGCGAAGACCACCACCATGATGGCGGCAGCGGCGGTGATAACCCTGGCTGTGGCAGCCAAGCCATCGGCCACCGACAAAGCTGCGTTGTGGCTGCGGTCGTACTCTTCTTTTATCCTCGATAGCAGAAACACTTCGTAGTCCATTGACAGGCCGAACACGATGGCAAAAAGCATCATCGGGACGAACGGTTCGATCGGTGCTGGCTGCACGTTAAAGAGGGTGCCTAACCAGCCCCACTGGAAGACCGCTACGACAATGCCGTATGCCGCCGCTATTGAGAGCAGGTTCATGAATACTGCCTTGATTGGCACAACAAGTGATCTAAAGACTGCCATTAGGAAAACAAATGAGAGCGCTAAGACGGCGCCGAAAAACACGAAGATACGGCCCGCTAAATAGTCGGTAAAGTCGATTTCAGTGGCTACGACCCCGGTAACCGACACCTGAAAATCGCTTCCGTCGATTAGCGCTGGCAAAACGTCAGAGCGCAATTCGTGCACCAGTTCATTGGTAGCTTCATCCTGCGGGGAGCTAGTAGGAATCACCTGAATTAGATAGGCAGGAGCATCGAGTGGCGCTTCCATGTCGCTCGGAAATGCTGGGTAGGCCTGGGCCACACCAGGGTGTTCACCGATGGCGTTTGAAATTTCGGTTGCGAGAGCGAAGCCTCCGTTAGATTCAGTTTCGGCGATCACAATTAGCGGGCCATTGAAACCCTCACCAAAACCCTCTGCTAACAGGTCGTATGCTTTGCGGGTGGTGCTATCAGGGGGGAAGTTGCCTTCGTCAGAGAATCCAAGACGCAAGCTGAATACGGGGATGGCGAAAATTGCTAGGAGTATCCCACCAACAACCAGACCGATCACGGGGTGACGCTGAACCAAACGGCTCCACCGATAGGGCAAGGTGGCACGAATGGGTTTTGGCTCGCGTTTTGGAACCTCGGCTTTCAGCTGTGGAACGGCCAAACCTGCGATAAGCACGACCACGGCTAAGGGCACCGAGATCAACAGGATATTGATCCCTGTGCCGTAACCCAACAACGCCAAGGCCACCAGTATCGCTGCTATCAGACCTCGCCAGCGGGTAACCTCGATACGAAGCGCCGCAAAACCCAAAAGCGCTGGTAAGAGCGTTACGGAAGCTACCATCGTGACCGCCACAGTGGTGGCCGAGGCAATCGCCAAGCCAGAGATGAAACCAAGGCCGATTAGCAACATACCAAGTAGCGATATCACTACTGTTAGCCCGGCAAAGACGACAGCACGACCAGAAGAATCGATAGCAACTACGACCGACTGCTCGGGGTCTTGGCTGTAAGAAAGCCCCTCTCGGTATCGCGTCACGATGAAGAGGGCATAGTCGATTCCTACGCCTAGACCCAACATGGCACCAACCACCGAACCCACGTCGGGCATAGCCACAACCCGTGAGAGCAGGCCGATCAGCCCAATACCAGTGCCAACTCCAAAGAGCGCCACGCTAATCGGTAGACCCATGGCCAGGACCGATCCGAAAGCGACAATTAGCACCACGATGGCAAAAGCCAACCCGATCATCTCAGATTGAGGTGTTTCAAAACCGGCTAAGAACTGTCCACCAATTTCTACCTGAAGTCCGTCGAGTTCAGGTCGCAGGGCAACAATCTGATCACCAATCTCTTCACCAAGGGTTTGGTCAGCCGCACCCTCTATGGCCACCTCGGCGTAGGCCATGGTCTCGTCGCCGTTGATGTGGATGTTAAAGGGGTCTTCGTAAGGGTCAACCACCGAGACGTGTTCAATTTCGCGCACGGCTTGGAACATTTCCTGCATGGCTTGTTGAACTTGAGGATCGCGAATGCCATTTTCAGAGTGGAAGACGATCGTGCCACCAAATCCCTGGTTCCCTAAGTCGGGATAATATTCATCGAGCTTGGCGAAGCCGTCACGGCTTTCCGAAGCTGGGATATTGAACGAGTCATCAAACACTGGGCCGACCATCTGTGAGAGCCCGTTGGCACCCAGCAAGAAAACCAGCCATGCCACCAATACAACGCGGCGATGCCTAAAACTAAAACGTCCTATGGCAGCTAGCATTTACGATTTTGTCTCCTCGGTAAGGACAACGGGGGCCTTCACGAGGTGAGGCCTAGAAGCTTCAAAAGGTTCTGTGGCGGCGAATAGTTGCCCTCTGAGATCATGGCAGCCCGCTCAATGTTTATGGCATCCCAGTGACGGTCTGTCCAATCGACCCATGGACCGTCGGCCAAGGCGTCGGGGTTTCCTTCGGCATCGACACAAGCACGTAGATAGCCTTGTAGGTCGCGCACCTCTTCTTCGCCCCCAATTGGACCATGGCCAGGCACAATAATTTGGCCTAAATCGAGGATGAGTTCGAGTTCATCTGCCCAGCGGGCCAAGTCGCCATCATAGGCCATGGGCGTTACACCAAAACTGCACATGGCACCAGCAAAGACTAAACCTTCTCCAGGTACCGCCAGGACAAGGTTTTCCAGCATCTGACCCGCGGTGGGAACCGCTAAAGTGGCCGCTGAGAGATAAGCCTCTTCAGCCACCACATGGGTCACCGGTCGGGTTTGTGTAGTGTCATCGAACTCGCTGGCTAGCTCGGGAAATAACCGTTGAAACAGGGCCGGGTTAGCGGGTTGGTCGAGGGCTTCGCTGGCTTCGGCCGTGCCATAGACGGCACTCGATCGAAAGTACCTTGATCCTCCGCTGTATTGAATGTGGCTGGAGGTTAATACCACCCGTGGCACCGGCCAACCTAAATCGGTTACCGCTTGTCCAAATTCTTGCCATTGCGAAGGAACCGCCAGAGTGTCCACGATCGTCAGGCCGTCGGTGTCAATGACTACGCCAGCGTTGGTGTGGCCTTGGCTCGGAGTTGGCGACATCCAAACGAATACGCCCGGCAAGAGGGGTTCAAGCTCGGTGGGCGCGTTGGTAGACACAGTCAAAAGCTACTCCCAACACGCCCGCCAGCCCATCTTGATTATTGTGACAAAAGTTACACCGAGAGTTGCGGGAAAATTACGTTGTTCTCAAGGTGAATATGGCGAAAGGTGTCGCTTTCGAGCTCGGCTAGTCGCTGGTACAGCATGGTATAGCTTGCACAAGCATCGGCTGGCAGTTCGTAATTATTGGCGACTTCGCGCAGTTCTGCCAATACCAGGCCAAGCTGTTCGTGCTCGCTTCGCAGCTTGTCGATTTGGGCCGACTCGACCGGAGTGTTGTCTTTGAAATAAGCCTGGATGGCCGGGAAAACGGTTTCTTCTTCCTCACGCAGATGCGGCTCAAGATCGTTTCTGATCAGCTGTACGAGCTCTGATACCCGTGCCAACTCAGGGTGGTTGGCTCCATGTACCGTGTGAATTTTCTGAGCTAGAGCTTCCAAGAGTGGCAACTCTTCCCAAAGGTACTTGTGGTGTGTGGCTTCCACCTGCATCACCAAGGCTGATGGGTGAAGGGCCGCCACTGGGTCGGCCACCGTATCAACCTTCAGAAGCTCAGCTTGGAGGAGATTCAAATCGATCTTGGCCTCAGCAGCCGCGTCTTTTAGGCTGCGCTGACCGTGGCAGCAATAGTCGACGCCATAGCGTTCAAAAACACGCGCCCGGGCCGACACTTGGTTGACAAGATCACCGAGTGACGAATCTGGGTCGATGGTTGATATTGAGTCTTGCACGGACATTGCCACCCCTTTCTAGGTAATTCTAGCTTATACTAGAAAATACAGAAGCGGGAAGGGACCTTTGGCCCTTCCCGCTCGATGCAAGAGATTAGGTTCCTAAGGGTTTTACCTTAGTGTGCTAGGTCGTCACCAGCTTCAACATCACCCACTTGGAAGATACCCATCGCACCCTTGCTAGCGTTGGAGAACTTGTGCGTGACGAAGGGATAGAGACCATCGAAGTCGAAGGTTGCTTCCACGAAACCACCTTGGGCGGGTTGCAGATCGAGGGCCTGCGAGCCACCGTGGGAGTCATCCGGCCGTAGCAGGTAGGCACCTTCTTTATAGACAGTGTCGAAGATGGTTCCAACGATGTGCCAGGAGCTGTTTTCGGAAGGACCATTGTCGAGAATCCAGATACGAATCCGGTCATTCGACCCAACCTTGATGGGGGCGTGGACGTACTGGTTCACATAACCGTTGAACACCACAGCATCCCATTGGTCATTCAGCATCTTGGTGTAGTCACCAGGCTCACCTTCGGGCCCGGTGTAGAACTCGCTTTGAACAAAGAGGAACTCTTTGTCGACTTCCGGCAGGTTGGGTGGATCAATGATCAACGCGCCGTGCATGCCGTTACCGATGTGGTGCAAGGCTGGGGCCGTGCCACAGTGGTACATGAAGATTCCTGAATGCTTGGCTTCGAACTGATAGACCAGCGACTCGCCAGGCTGGATCGTGCGCATCTCATTATCCCAAGCCACCTTCGAAGCGTGGAAGTCGATGGAGTGGCCCATTTGACCGTTGTTCACGATGGTCACAGTAAAGATGTCACCGACCTTGCCTCTCAAGGTTGGCCCGGGGACCATATCGTCGAAGGTCCAAAGCTCTTGGGTTACACCAGGTGCTATTTCCAATACGGTTTCGGTCATTGAGAAAGTGACTTCGTGGTGCGTGCCGCCAGGAGCAGGTGCCAGGTTGGGATCATAAGGCTTCCAATCCTCATCTGGAGAGGCGTTGAAATCGATCTTGGCACCCGTTGTTGCTTGACCGCTGGCACTTGGGGCTGCGACCTCGAGGGAGCCACCGCCTTCCACGTTGATGGCTAGCTCCATACCGGCAGCACGGTGCCCAGGTATGGTGCACCAGGCTAATGCGCTGTCACTAAATACCCCCAGGTTGACGGTTTCCGATTCACCGGGGTCGATCATGCCGGTACCGACTTCGCCGTTCAGCTTCAAGTCGTGCTGCATGGCACCTTCGTTATGGACCACTAAGGTCAGCTCGGTTCCAGCAGGAATTGTGATCTCGTTGGGCTCTACATAAATGTCACCGAGGACAATCTCGATGGTTTGTGCGCCTGTGGCCTCGGCCTTAGGAGCTGCTTCGCTGCCACTGTCATTAGAGCGAAATGCTAGGCCGGCGGCCAGGACGGCGAAGAAGGCTACGAAGCTTACGACCGTAAAACCGATCGGTAGCCAGTTTCCGCCTGAAGACTTGGGGTTGGGCGCACTGCCTTGCGGCGTCTCCCCCAGGCTTGAATTCGATGTGGACATTCCTTAGGTACTCCCCTTCTCTTCCACCTACATTGGTGGCATATATCTAATAGTTACTAGATTTAAGGCAGATTTTGAGGGCCAAAGGTCCCAGCGAGCGAGGGCCTTCGTCGCAACCTATACAACGTTAAGCGTGACCTGGGCATCAATGACGCTCGCGCCGATAGGACTAGGCTGTAAGAGTGACACCTATCGCTTTGACCCTTGTCGCGATCCTCGCCCTATGTTT contains:
- the ric gene encoding iron-sulfur cluster repair di-iron protein is translated as MSVQDSISTIDPDSSLGDLVNQVSARARVFERYGVDYCCHGQRSLKDAAAEAKIDLNLLQAELLKVDTVADPVAALHPSALVMQVEATHHKYLWEELPLLEALAQKIHTVHGANHPELARVSELVQLIRNDLEPHLREEEETVFPAIQAYFKDNTPVESAQIDKLRSEHEQLGLVLAELREVANNYELPADACASYTMLYQRLAELESDTFRHIHLENNVIFPQLSV
- a CDS encoding multicopper oxidase domain-containing protein; translation: MSTSNSSLGETPQGSAPNPKSSGGNWLPIGFTVVSFVAFFAVLAAGLAFRSNDSGSEAAPKAEATGAQTIEIVLGDIYVEPNEITIPAGTELTLVVHNEGAMQHDLKLNGEVGTGMIDPGESETVNLGVFSDSALAWCTIPGHRAAGMELAINVEGGGSLEVAAPSASGQATTGAKIDFNASPDEDWKPYDPNLAPAPGGTHHEVTFSMTETVLEIAPGVTQELWTFDDMVPGPTLRGKVGDIFTVTIVNNGQMGHSIDFHASKVAWDNEMRTIQPGESLVYQFEAKHSGIFMYHCGTAPALHHIGNGMHGALIIDPPNLPEVDKEFLFVQSEFYTGPEGEPGDYTKMLNDQWDAVVFNGYVNQYVHAPIKVGSNDRIRIWILDNGPSENSSWHIVGTIFDTVYKEGAYLLRPDDSHGGSQALDLQPAQGGFVEATFDFDGLYPFVTHKFSNASKGAMGIFQVGDVEAGDDLAH